The proteins below come from a single Nitrospira sp. genomic window:
- a CDS encoding PilZ domain-containing protein, translated as MMQTIQQPGVIPNKPRRNHRVRILTPFSCSLTSLNAGWWFRKSVHDVGLVHDLSTGGVCVSTDAPIVPGDQVSLTLRLTKSAPPAEVAVATVCWRNHQFHGLAFRRVSESVSRQLAEYMNATEEE; from the coding sequence ATGATGCAAACGATCCAACAGCCGGGTGTGATCCCAAACAAGCCTCGGAGAAACCATCGGGTTCGGATTCTTACGCCCTTCAGCTGTTCTCTTACCTCATTGAACGCCGGTTGGTGGTTTCGAAAATCCGTGCATGATGTCGGTCTGGTCCACGATCTGTCGACCGGCGGGGTCTGTGTGAGCACGGATGCGCCGATCGTGCCGGGCGATCAGGTCTCCCTGACACTCCGATTGACCAAGAGCGCTCCTCCGGCGGAAGTGGCAGTGGCCACCGTGTGTTGGAGGAATCATCAATTCCATGGGCTTGCATTTAGGCGGGTGTCCGAGTCGGTGTCACGGCAGTTGGCTGAGTACATGAATGCTACAGAGGAGGAATAA
- a CDS encoding PilZ domain-containing protein: MIMDDAEVNSNGCRSVPQLRRYPRVRVSAPFPCSFARVGRLRTGALEQGLGIVYDVSEKGVRVMTEAVITPGDRIAMQLRLPNQSTSMVIETATVRWGKEQIYGVEFEGVSPRDNQHLQAFMTHQSKAGARLTA, translated from the coding sequence ATGATCATGGATGATGCAGAGGTCAATTCAAACGGCTGTCGGAGTGTTCCTCAGTTGCGCCGATATCCGCGTGTCCGCGTGTCCGCTCCCTTCCCCTGTTCGTTTGCGCGTGTGGGGCGTTTGAGAACGGGAGCGCTGGAACAGGGGCTAGGGATTGTCTATGATGTATCGGAAAAAGGGGTACGGGTTATGACGGAGGCGGTGATTACGCCTGGCGACCGTATTGCCATGCAGTTGCGATTGCCGAATCAGTCAACATCGATGGTCATTGAAACGGCAACCGTTCGATGGGGTAAGGAACAGATTTATGGGGTAGAGTTTGAGGGGGTGTCCCCTCGTGATAATCAACACCTCCAGGCCTTCATG